The following coding sequences are from one Arvicanthis niloticus isolate mArvNil1 chromosome 14, mArvNil1.pat.X, whole genome shotgun sequence window:
- the Ftmt gene encoding ferritin, mitochondrial, producing MLCCFWFFSKHIGPALISVPRVLHRFTAPQCLASRYPLGPLLASPRRLLASVASSQDSAGPARVRQNFHPDSEAAINRQINMELYASYVYLSMAYYFSRDDVALYNFSKYFLRQSLEEREHAEKLMRLQNQRGGRICLQDIKKPDKDDWECGLRAMESALLLEKSVNQSLLDLHTLASEKGDPHLCDFLETHYLHEQVKSIKELGDHVHNLVTMGAPTAGLAEYLFDKHTLGSESKH from the coding sequence ATGCTGTGCTGCTTTTGGTTCTTCTCCAAGCACATCGGCCCTGCACTGATATCCGTGCCCCGTGTGTTACACAGATTCACTGCCCCACAGTGCTTGGCCTCCAGGTATCCTTTAGGTCCCCTACTGGCTTCCCCTCGACGCCTCCTGGCCTCAGTAGCTTCCTCCCAGGACTCCGCTGGACCTGCTAGAGTGCGCCAGAACTTTCACCCGGACTCCGAGGCTGCCATCAACCGGCAAATCAACATGGAGCTTTACGCATCCTACGTGTACCTGTCCATGGCCTACTACTTCTCCAGGGATGATGTGGCCTTGTACAACTTCTCCAAGTATTTCCTTCGCCAGTCCCTGGAGGAAAGGGAACACGCAGAGAAGCTAATGAGACTGCAGAACCAGCGAGGAGGCCGGATCTGCCTCCAGGACATCAAGAAGCCCGACAAAGATGACTGGGAATGCGGACTGCGGGCCATGGAAAGTGCCCTGCTCCTGGAAAAGAGTGTCAATCAGTCGCTGCTGGACTTGCATACTCTGGCCTCAGAAAAAGGAGATCCTCATTTGTGTGACTTTCTGGAAACTCACTACCTGCATGAGCAAGTGAAGTCTATCAAAGAATTAGGTGACCACGTGCACAACTTAGTCACTATGGGGGCGCCAACTGCTGGCCTAGCAGAGTATCTTTTCGACAAGCACACCCTTGGAAGCGAGAGCAAGCACTAA